One genomic region from Vicia villosa cultivar HV-30 ecotype Madison, WI unplaced genomic scaffold, Vvil1.0 ctg.000352F_1_1_1, whole genome shotgun sequence encodes:
- the LOC131627236 gene encoding DCD domain-containing protein NRP-A-like: MNMNLNNNNNEQSFWQFSDQLRHQASNLANLSLNDSIWSNNKRPDQRRNFDVKTNGVSDVNNSFTNFNSKASDFNDGWKMMNGSNGSSLFSMPHNNSVAGFNKGVYSSPYLNNNNNNNNLNHNNNNVNNINLSGYNYKSGFKGGDEFQLPNKGVKKNLNTNGSNKKHGDNTDVVKTSVDKKFKTLPPSESLPRNETIGGYIFVCNNDTMAENLKRQIFGLPPRYRDSVRTITPGLPLFLYNYSTHQLHGIFEAASFGGSNIDPTAWEDKKCPGESRFPAQVQVIIRKVCEPLEEDSFRPILHHYDGPKFRLELSVSEALSLLDIFADQNSFNDIFKAIPA, encoded by the exons ATGAACATGAacctcaacaacaataacaatgaaCAATCCTTTTGGCAGTTCAGTGATCAACTAAGACACCAAGCATCAAACTTGGCAAACTTGTCACTGAATGATTCAATTTGGAGCAACAACAAAAGACCTGATCAAAGGAGAAACTTTGATGTCAAAACTAATGGAGTTTCTGATGTTAATAACTCCTTCACTAATTTCAACTCAAAGGCTAGTGATTTCAATGATGGGTGGAAGATGATGAATGGTTCTAATGGGTCATCACTTTTTTCCATGCCACATAATAATTCAGTTGCTGGATTTAATAAAGGGGTTTATTCTTCTCCTTatcttaacaacaacaacaacaacaacaaccttaaccacaacaacaacaacgttaaCAATATCAATCTTAGTGGTTACAATTACAAATCTGGTTTTAAGGGTGGTGATGAGTTTCAACTACCTAACAAAGGTGTGAAGAAGAATCTCAATACTAACGGAAGTAACAAGAAGCATGGAGATAATACTGATGTTGTCAAAACTTCTGTTGACAAGAAATTCAAGACTCTGCCACCGTCTGAGTCACTGCCTAGGAATGAAACTATTGGTGGGTATATCTTTGTTTGTAACAATGATACTATGGCGGAGAATCTTAAGAGACAGATCTTTG GTCTGCCTCCAAGATACAGAGATTCAGTGAGAACAATAACTCCAGGGTTACCCCTTTTTCTGTACAACTATTCCACCCACCAACTCCATGGTATTTTTGAG gctGCAAGTTTTGGAGGAAGTAATATTGATCCTACAGCTTGGGAGGATAAGAAATGCCCCGGTGAATCTCGTTTCCCTGCTCAG GTACAAGTGATCATTAGAAAAGTTTGTGAGCCACTAGAAGAGGATTCCTTTAGACCAATTCTTCACCACTATGACGGTCCTAAGTTTCGTCTCGAATTGAGTGTGTCTGAG GCACTGTCTCTTCTGGATATTTTTGCAGATCAGAATAGTTTCAATGATATTTTCAAAGCTATACCAGCATAA